Proteins from a genomic interval of Xanthomonas sp. AM6:
- the mltB gene encoding lytic murein transglycosylase B: protein MIRRSLICLITLGLVACATQPKAPTPPPQANALPQSAPPPATPVLPAGTAPEAAPAPPVDLTPVPFEIARANFIRDTAAKYGLDPAQIEATLAQAQFKDPIVAAMSRPAERVKPWNEYRPMFISQARIDGGRAFLATHRDELMRVQARTGVPAEIIVAIIGVETSYGKNAGSYRVLDALYTLAFRYPRSGDPAKLEREVRRELFFRDELGQLFALGREENLDVTKLIGSYAGAMGLGQFMPSSYRQFAVDGDGDGKRNLFTDYDDAFSSIANYFVKKGGWVRDGLVAVPATLRPGAEEFNPTDWTPNHSLADLAARGYQPSAPVPAGATATPIALDDGSAGKQYWLGFQNYYAITRYNISKMYAMAVYQLSQAIAGKELPPA, encoded by the coding sequence ATGATTCGACGCTCGCTGATTTGCCTGATCACGCTTGGCCTGGTCGCATGCGCGACCCAGCCCAAGGCTCCGACGCCGCCGCCGCAGGCCAATGCATTGCCGCAGTCGGCGCCGCCGCCGGCGACCCCGGTGCTGCCCGCCGGCACGGCGCCCGAGGCGGCGCCCGCGCCGCCGGTCGACCTGACCCCGGTGCCGTTCGAGATCGCGCGCGCCAACTTCATCCGCGACACCGCGGCCAAGTACGGGCTGGACCCGGCGCAGATCGAGGCGACGCTGGCGCAGGCGCAGTTCAAGGATCCGATCGTGGCGGCGATGTCGCGCCCGGCCGAGCGGGTCAAGCCGTGGAACGAATACCGGCCGATGTTCATCAGCCAGGCGCGGATCGACGGCGGCCGCGCGTTCCTGGCCACGCACCGCGACGAGCTGATGCGGGTGCAGGCGCGCACCGGCGTGCCGGCCGAGATCATCGTCGCGATCATCGGCGTGGAGACCAGCTACGGCAAGAACGCCGGCAGCTACCGCGTGCTCGATGCGCTGTACACGCTGGCGTTCCGCTATCCGCGCAGCGGCGATCCGGCCAAGCTCGAACGCGAGGTGCGCCGCGAACTGTTCTTCCGCGACGAACTCGGCCAGCTGTTCGCGCTCGGCCGCGAAGAGAACCTGGACGTCACCAAGCTGATCGGCAGCTACGCCGGCGCGATGGGCCTGGGCCAGTTCATGCCGTCCAGCTACCGCCAGTTCGCGGTCGACGGCGATGGCGACGGCAAGCGCAACCTGTTCACCGACTACGACGACGCGTTCTCCTCGATCGCCAACTACTTCGTCAAGAAGGGCGGCTGGGTGCGCGACGGCCTGGTCGCGGTGCCGGCCACGCTGCGCCCCGGCGCCGAGGAATTCAATCCCACCGACTGGACCCCGAACCATTCGCTGGCCGACCTGGCCGCGCGCGGCTACCAGCCCAGCGCGCCGGTCCCGGCCGGCGCCACCGCCACGCCGATCGCGCTCGACGACGGCAGCGCCGGCAAGCAGTACTGGCTGGGCTTCCAGAACTACTACGCGATCACCCGTTACAACATTTCCAAGATGTACGCGATGGCCGTGTACCAGTTGTCCCAGGCCATCGCCGGCAAGGAGTTACCCCCGGCATGA
- the mrdA gene encoding penicillin-binding protein 2, whose amino-acid sequence MALTTRRTHKNPHAEAEQFRRRAALGFLGVLVALVALGAWYFKLQVLDHDIYATRSDANRIKPRPVVPGRGMIYDRNGRLLAENVPAFRLDVTPDKVADMDALLAELGKVIALAPEDIERFQAARKASRSFRPITLKLRVSEEERARFAVDRWRFPGVELEPYLTRHYPYGELFAHVIGYVGRIDEKDLETLGEGNAALTHIGKSGLERYYEEALRGKVGYEQVETNVQGRAIRTVGRVPAQSGADLRLSIDADLQRAMVAAFGEYQGSAVAIDPRTGEILAMVSLPSYDPNLFVNGISHADFQALNGDLSRPQFNRLVLGGVAPGSTIKPFMGLAGLDSGTRRPEDKILSTGMFYLPGVSRGWGDSHRGGHGWTDLRKSISQSVNTYYYKLAIDMGIGKVDQYMSRYGFGAPTGIDLIGESGGIVPSPAYKAKSRKEAWYPGDTVNIAIGQGDWKVTPLQLVRAVAGIADGQLRTPHLVMARRGAFDQPWTPVPLGPGKPISDNPGNLQAVREGMMDTMRPGGSGHAIAVSAPYQMAGKTGTAQVVSRKGTAAVDPRSLPMHLRHRSLFEGFAPAEQPTIALAIAVEGGGYGASTAAPIARKIFDAWLLGRLPAGIEPLDSLRGATAFGSQLYYAEDPGSRAAADAVALAAGELPVLVGPVAVDAASVPSPAAPPPIPDEIPDER is encoded by the coding sequence GTGGCCCTGACCACCCGCCGCACGCACAAGAACCCGCACGCCGAGGCCGAGCAGTTCCGGCGCCGCGCGGCGCTGGGCTTCCTCGGCGTGCTGGTCGCGCTGGTCGCGCTGGGCGCCTGGTACTTCAAGCTGCAGGTGCTGGACCACGACATCTACGCCACGCGCTCGGACGCCAACCGGATCAAGCCGCGGCCGGTGGTGCCCGGGCGCGGCATGATCTACGACCGCAACGGCCGCCTGCTGGCCGAGAACGTGCCCGCGTTCCGGCTCGACGTGACCCCTGACAAGGTCGCCGACATGGACGCGCTGCTGGCCGAGCTGGGCAAGGTCATCGCGCTGGCGCCGGAGGACATCGAACGCTTCCAGGCCGCGCGCAAGGCCAGCCGCAGCTTCCGCCCGATCACCCTGAAGCTGCGGGTCAGCGAGGAGGAGCGCGCGCGCTTCGCGGTGGACCGCTGGCGCTTCCCGGGCGTGGAACTGGAACCGTACCTGACCCGCCACTATCCCTACGGCGAGCTGTTCGCGCACGTCATCGGCTACGTCGGCCGCATCGACGAGAAGGACCTGGAGACGCTGGGCGAGGGCAACGCGGCGTTGACCCACATCGGCAAGTCCGGGCTGGAACGCTATTACGAAGAGGCGCTGCGCGGCAAGGTCGGCTACGAGCAGGTCGAGACCAACGTGCAGGGCCGCGCGATCCGCACCGTGGGCCGGGTGCCGGCGCAATCGGGCGCCGACCTGCGCCTGTCCATCGACGCCGACCTGCAGCGCGCGATGGTCGCCGCGTTCGGCGAGTACCAGGGCTCGGCGGTGGCGATCGACCCGCGCACCGGCGAGATCCTGGCGATGGTCAGCCTGCCGTCCTACGACCCCAACCTGTTCGTCAACGGCATCTCGCATGCCGATTTCCAGGCGCTCAACGGCGACCTGTCGCGGCCGCAGTTCAACCGGCTGGTGCTGGGCGGGGTGGCGCCCGGCTCGACCATCAAGCCGTTCATGGGCCTGGCCGGGCTGGACAGCGGCACGCGCCGCCCGGAGGACAAGATCCTGTCCACCGGCATGTTCTACCTGCCCGGGGTCAGCCGCGGCTGGGGCGACTCGCACCGCGGCGGGCACGGCTGGACCGACCTGCGCAAGTCGATCTCGCAGTCGGTCAACACGTACTACTACAAGCTGGCCATCGACATGGGCATCGGCAAGGTCGACCAGTACATGTCGCGCTACGGCTTCGGCGCGCCCACCGGCATCGACCTGATCGGCGAGAGCGGCGGCATCGTGCCGTCGCCGGCGTACAAGGCGAAAAGCCGCAAGGAGGCGTGGTACCCGGGCGACACGGTCAACATCGCCATCGGCCAGGGCGACTGGAAGGTGACCCCGCTGCAGCTGGTGCGCGCGGTGGCGGGCATCGCCGACGGCCAGCTGCGCACGCCGCACCTGGTGATGGCGCGGCGCGGCGCCTTCGACCAGCCGTGGACGCCGGTGCCGCTCGGCCCGGGCAAGCCGATCAGCGACAATCCCGGCAACCTGCAGGCGGTGCGCGAAGGCATGATGGACACCATGCGCCCGGGCGGCAGCGGCCATGCGATCGCGGTCAGCGCGCCGTACCAGATGGCCGGCAAGACCGGCACCGCGCAGGTGGTCAGCCGCAAGGGCACCGCCGCGGTGGATCCGCGCAGCCTGCCGATGCACCTGCGCCACCGCTCGCTGTTCGAAGGCTTCGCCCCGGCCGAGCAGCCGACCATCGCGCTGGCGATCGCGGTGGAGGGCGGCGGCTACGGCGCCAGCACCGCCGCGCCGATCGCGCGCAAGATCTTCGATGCCTGGCTGCTCGGCCGCCTGCCCGCCGGCATCGAGCCGCTGGACAGCCTGCGCGGCGCCACCGCGTTCGGCAGCCAGCTGTACTACGCCGAGGACCCGGGCTCGCGCGCCGCCGCCGACGCGGTGGCGCTGGCCGCCGGCGAGCTGCCGGTGCTGGTCGGCCCGGTCGCGGTGGATGCGGCCAGCGTGCCGTCGCCGGCCGCGCCGCCGCCGATCCCCGACGAGATCCCGGACGAACGATGA
- the mreC gene encoding rod shape-determining protein MreC, with translation MPPYAGPPVTARPGEAASTPRLLAYLALAVVLIVLDAQAGWLAQLRSQTNLLVQPLWALAGLPGRLGSQVQENAASHAQLVRENRALRNELLIAKARLTRLQTAALDNAQLRELLGVAERRGLDVQLAPILDIDLDPTRQRLVLDAGSRDGVHVGQAVIDAGGLMGQVIEVTPLHSTVLLLTDPDHAVPVTVARNGVRLIVYGRGDTLQLRDVPLSAGVEVGDEIVTSGLGGRFPAGFPVGTVSALRPDDTHAFLVGDLKPAAKLDRGRDVLLLRPSVAAAGLGIGDSGSGKSGASGGGGNAHGPSTASAAPEQPASHPSPNPQSPIPASPRSAASQPSARPATAPAASTAPAAPQQPVPSPIPTPDSPIPASPQETQQ, from the coding sequence GTGCCTCCCTACGCCGGTCCTCCCGTCACTGCCCGCCCGGGCGAAGCCGCCAGCACGCCGCGCCTGCTGGCGTACCTGGCCCTGGCGGTGGTGCTGATCGTGCTCGACGCGCAGGCCGGCTGGCTGGCCCAGCTGCGCAGCCAGACCAACCTGCTGGTGCAGCCGCTGTGGGCGCTGGCCGGGCTGCCCGGCCGGCTCGGCTCGCAGGTGCAGGAGAACGCCGCCAGCCATGCGCAGCTGGTCAGGGAGAACCGCGCGCTGCGCAACGAGCTGCTGATCGCCAAGGCGCGCCTGACCCGGCTGCAGACCGCGGCGCTGGACAACGCGCAGCTGCGCGAGCTGCTCGGCGTGGCCGAGCGCCGCGGCCTGGACGTGCAGCTGGCGCCGATCCTGGACATCGACCTGGACCCGACCCGGCAGCGCCTGGTGCTCGACGCCGGCAGCCGCGACGGCGTGCATGTCGGCCAGGCGGTGATCGACGCCGGCGGCCTGATGGGCCAGGTGATCGAGGTGACCCCGCTGCATTCCACCGTGCTGCTGCTGACCGACCCCGACCATGCGGTGCCGGTGACCGTGGCGCGCAACGGCGTGCGCCTGATCGTCTACGGCCGCGGCGATACCCTGCAGCTGCGCGACGTGCCGCTCAGCGCCGGGGTCGAGGTGGGCGACGAGATCGTCACCTCCGGCCTGGGCGGCCGCTTCCCGGCCGGCTTCCCGGTCGGCACCGTCTCGGCGCTGCGCCCGGACGACACCCACGCCTTCCTGGTCGGCGACCTGAAGCCGGCGGCGAAGCTGGACCGGGGGCGGGATGTGTTGCTGCTGCGACCTTCGGTCGCCGCAGCGGGATTGGGGATTGGGGATTCGGGATCGGGTAAAAGCGGCGCCAGCGGTGGCGGTGGCAATGCCCATGGGCCATCCACGGCGTCCGCCGCGCCCGAACAGCCGGCGTCCCACCCGAGCCCCAATCCCCAATCCCCGATCCCGGCCTCTCCGCGATCGGCCGCCTCCCAGCCTTCCGCGCGCCCCGCGACTGCTCCCGCGGCGTCCACCGCGCCCGCCGCCCCCCAACAGCCGGTGCCTTCCCCAATCCCCACTCCCGACTCCCCAATCCCGGCGTCTCCGCAGGAGACGCAGCAATGA
- a CDS encoding rod shape-determining protein encodes MFKKLRGMFSNDLSIDLGTANTLIYVRGQGIVLNEPSVVAVRQDRAIGGTRSVAAVGAEAKQMLGRTPGHITTIRPMKDGVIADFTYTEAMLKHFIKKVHKSRFLRPSPRVLVCVPAGSTQVERRAIKESAEEAGARDVYLIEEPMAAAIGAGMPVTEARGSMVIDIGGGTTEVAVISLNGIVYSQSVRIGGDRFDESITNYVRRNHGMLIGEATAERIKLEIGCAYPQSEVQEMEISGRNLAEGVPKMIKINSNEVLEALHEPLSGIVSAVKLALEQTPPELCADVAERGIVLTGGGALLRDLDRLISEETGLHVQVADDPLTCVARGGGRALELVDMHGNEFFAPE; translated from the coding sequence ATGTTCAAGAAACTCCGCGGCATGTTCTCCAACGACCTGTCCATCGACCTGGGCACGGCCAACACCCTCATCTACGTGCGTGGCCAGGGCATCGTGCTGAACGAGCCGTCGGTGGTGGCGGTGCGCCAGGACCGCGCGATCGGCGGCACCCGTTCGGTGGCCGCGGTCGGCGCCGAGGCCAAGCAGATGCTCGGCCGCACCCCGGGCCACATCACCACCATCCGCCCGATGAAGGACGGCGTCATCGCCGACTTCACCTACACCGAGGCGATGCTGAAGCACTTCATCAAGAAGGTGCACAAGTCGCGCTTCCTGCGCCCGAGCCCGCGCGTGCTGGTGTGCGTGCCGGCCGGTTCGACCCAGGTCGAGCGCCGCGCGATCAAGGAATCGGCCGAGGAGGCCGGCGCGCGCGACGTGTACCTGATCGAGGAACCGATGGCCGCGGCGATCGGCGCCGGCATGCCGGTCACCGAGGCGCGCGGCTCGATGGTCATCGACATCGGCGGCGGCACCACCGAGGTGGCGGTGATCTCGCTGAACGGCATCGTCTACTCGCAGTCGGTGCGCATCGGCGGCGACCGCTTCGACGAGTCGATCACCAACTACGTGCGCCGCAACCACGGCATGCTGATCGGCGAGGCCACCGCCGAGCGGATCAAGCTGGAGATCGGCTGCGCCTACCCGCAGTCGGAAGTGCAGGAAATGGAGATCTCCGGCCGCAACCTCGCCGAGGGCGTGCCGAAGATGATCAAGATCAACTCCAACGAGGTGCTGGAGGCGCTGCACGAGCCGCTGTCGGGCATCGTCTCGGCGGTCAAGCTGGCGCTGGAGCAGACCCCGCCGGAACTGTGCGCCGACGTCGCCGAGCGCGGCATCGTGCTGACCGGCGGCGGCGCGCTGCTGCGCGACCTGGACCGGCTGATTTCCGAGGAGACCGGCCTGCACGTGCAGGTCGCCGACGACCCGCTGACCTGCGTGGCCCGCGGCGGCGGCCGCGCGCTGGAGCTGGTGGACATGCACGGCAACGAGTTCTTCGCGCCGGAGTGA
- a CDS encoding AcvB/VirJ family lysyl-phosphatidylglycerol hydrolase, translating to MKFPRSWLLACLLLGLLGYGVAHVYFAPGIVHCCGYGRVALTQPPGPVRGMVILLASGTPAQRRAAAARIAATGALVAAVDGDRYQARLQRAGRGCGHAWHDAEQLSRRLQRDLRGERYFLPMLAGTGAGATVAERIVGDAPAATLGGAIGVAPAPSEVCAGTARAVAAQGFVDIAAAPADSAPDTALAARVAAHLHAPASGGALDDLPLTELPVRTPGAPLAIVLSGDGGWRDIDKGMAEALQHRGIAVVGWDSLRYFWHAKPPAQSSADLGRVIAYYRQRWHPQKILLVGYSFGATAMPFMYNRLPPAQRAQVGLLALFGVDHKADFQIRVRNWLNLGDADDAEPVLPEIARIAPSQLLCVYGDQEKDTVCPELRERGVQLVALHGGHHFDQRPAGLATIVETRWRQLAEEAHGPIVALDAGRSRAAAVQPAPLRTSSGALSR from the coding sequence ATGAAATTCCCGCGATCGTGGTTGCTGGCGTGCCTGCTGCTGGGTCTGCTCGGCTATGGCGTGGCGCATGTCTATTTCGCGCCGGGCATCGTGCATTGCTGCGGCTACGGCCGCGTGGCGCTGACCCAGCCGCCGGGGCCGGTGCGGGGCATGGTGATCCTGCTCGCCAGCGGCACGCCGGCGCAGCGGCGGGCGGCGGCCGCGCGCATCGCCGCCACCGGCGCGCTGGTGGCGGCGGTCGACGGCGATCGCTACCAGGCGCGGCTGCAGCGCGCCGGCCGCGGTTGCGGCCACGCCTGGCACGATGCCGAGCAACTGAGCCGGCGCCTGCAGCGCGACCTGCGCGGCGAGCGCTATTTCCTGCCGATGCTGGCCGGGACCGGCGCCGGCGCGACCGTGGCCGAACGCATCGTCGGCGATGCACCGGCTGCGACCCTGGGCGGCGCGATCGGCGTCGCACCGGCGCCGAGCGAGGTCTGCGCCGGCACCGCGCGCGCCGTCGCCGCGCAGGGCTTCGTCGATATCGCGGCGGCACCGGCGGACTCTGCGCCGGACACGGCGCTGGCCGCCCGCGTGGCCGCGCACCTGCACGCGCCGGCCAGCGGCGGCGCGCTCGACGACCTGCCGCTGACCGAACTGCCGGTGCGCACGCCGGGCGCGCCGCTGGCGATCGTGCTGTCCGGCGACGGCGGCTGGCGCGATATCGACAAGGGCATGGCCGAGGCCCTGCAGCATCGCGGCATCGCCGTGGTGGGCTGGGACAGCCTGCGCTATTTCTGGCATGCCAAGCCGCCGGCGCAGTCCAGCGCCGACCTGGGGCGGGTCATCGCCTACTACCGGCAGCGCTGGCATCCGCAGAAGATCCTGCTGGTCGGCTATTCCTTCGGCGCCACCGCGATGCCGTTCATGTACAACCGGCTGCCGCCGGCGCAGCGCGCGCAGGTCGGGCTGCTGGCGCTGTTCGGCGTCGACCACAAGGCCGATTTCCAGATCCGCGTGCGCAACTGGCTGAACCTGGGCGATGCCGACGACGCCGAACCGGTGCTGCCGGAGATCGCGCGCATCGCGCCATCGCAGCTGCTGTGCGTCTACGGCGACCAGGAGAAGGACACGGTGTGCCCGGAACTGCGCGAGCGCGGCGTGCAGCTCGTCGCGCTGCACGGCGGCCACCATTTCGACCAGCGCCCGGCCGGCTTGGCGACGATCGTCGAGACGCGCTGGCGGCAGCTCGCGGAGGAGGCACACGGCCCGATCGTCGCGCTCGACGCCGGGCGTTCCCGCGCGGCCGCGGTGCAGCCGGCGCCGCTGCGCACGTCGAGCGGGGCGCTTTCGCGCTGA
- the mreD gene encoding rod shape-determining protein MreD: MSRPRSKGWVLPVSVILALVLGLLPLPLVLQPLRPYFLALVVAYWVIETPDKVGLGFAFAIGVVADLLYGGVLGEQALRLVILGFILQRFRARIRFFPMSQQALSIGGLLVNDRIVAAAVHLAVGEPPLPWNYWWAPLLGMALWPPLFVLLDALRLGRRSK; encoded by the coding sequence ATGAGCCGCCCCCGCAGCAAAGGCTGGGTGCTGCCGGTCAGCGTGATCCTGGCGCTGGTGCTGGGCTTGCTGCCGTTGCCGCTGGTGCTGCAGCCGCTGCGCCCGTATTTCCTGGCGCTGGTGGTGGCGTACTGGGTGATCGAGACGCCGGACAAGGTCGGGCTGGGCTTCGCCTTCGCCATCGGCGTGGTCGCCGACCTGCTGTACGGCGGGGTGCTCGGCGAGCAGGCGCTGCGGCTGGTGATCCTGGGCTTCATCCTGCAGCGCTTCCGCGCGCGCATCCGCTTCTTCCCGATGTCGCAGCAGGCCTTGTCGATCGGCGGGCTGCTCGTCAACGACCGCATCGTCGCCGCTGCCGTGCACCTGGCGGTGGGCGAGCCGCCGCTGCCGTGGAACTACTGGTGGGCGCCGCTGCTGGGCATGGCGCTGTGGCCGCCGCTGTTCGTGCTGCTGGACGCGCTGCGGCTGGGCCGGCGGAGCAAGTAG
- the rodA gene encoding rod shape-determining protein RodA has translation MKDFLRWLADLGGRFARTLDWPLCLALGALMVIGLAVLKSAGGQTGGNHLMLAQGIRFAIGAAAMWGLSRVSALRLRAWTPLIYALSMLPLLAVFALGTGKYGRQWLDLKVFYLQPAELLKISMPMMVAWYLHRMPLPPRVPTVLVSAVIIGLPTALIMLQPDFGTGVLIAASGAFVLLLAGLPWWWVGIAVGGVAAAAPVAWLWLLRPYQKDRIMMFLNPENDALGAGWNIIQSKIAIGSGGLHGKGWGLGSQSHLNFIPEQTTDFAFSVLSEEFGWIGVATVLTLYLVVIGRCLWIAVQARDTYSRLLAGATGLSFFVYVLVNGGMISGLLPVVGVPMPLMSYGGTSAVSLLAGLGLVMAVKAHRPVHGY, from the coding sequence ATGAAGGACTTCCTGCGCTGGCTGGCCGATCTCGGCGGCCGTTTCGCCCGCACCCTGGACTGGCCGCTGTGCCTGGCCCTGGGCGCGCTGATGGTGATCGGCCTGGCGGTGCTCAAGAGCGCCGGCGGCCAGACCGGCGGCAACCACCTGATGCTGGCGCAGGGCATCCGCTTCGCGATCGGCGCGGCGGCGATGTGGGGCCTGTCGCGGGTCTCGGCGCTGCGCCTGCGCGCCTGGACGCCGCTGATCTACGCGCTGTCGATGCTGCCGCTGCTGGCGGTGTTCGCGCTGGGCACCGGCAAGTACGGCCGGCAGTGGCTGGACCTGAAGGTGTTCTACCTGCAGCCGGCCGAGTTGCTGAAGATCAGCATGCCGATGATGGTGGCCTGGTACCTGCACCGCATGCCGCTGCCGCCGCGCGTGCCCACGGTGCTGGTCAGCGCGGTGATCATCGGCCTGCCGACCGCGCTGATCATGCTGCAGCCGGATTTCGGCACCGGCGTGCTGATCGCCGCCAGCGGCGCCTTCGTGCTGCTGCTGGCGGGGCTGCCGTGGTGGTGGGTGGGCATCGCGGTCGGCGGCGTCGCCGCGGCCGCGCCGGTGGCCTGGCTGTGGCTGCTGCGGCCGTACCAGAAGGACCGGATCATGATGTTCCTCAATCCGGAGAACGATGCGCTCGGCGCCGGCTGGAACATCATCCAGTCCAAGATCGCGATCGGCTCCGGCGGCCTGCACGGCAAGGGCTGGGGGCTGGGCTCGCAGTCGCACCTGAACTTCATTCCCGAGCAGACCACCGACTTCGCGTTCTCGGTGCTCAGCGAGGAATTCGGCTGGATCGGCGTGGCCACGGTGCTGACCCTGTACCTGGTGGTGATCGGGCGCTGCCTGTGGATCGCGGTGCAGGCGCGCGACACGTACTCGCGGTTGCTCGCCGGCGCCACCGGGCTGTCGTTCTTCGTCTACGTGCTGGTCAACGGCGGCATGATCTCCGGGCTGTTGCCGGTGGTCGGCGTGCCGATGCCGCTGATGAGCTACGGCGGCACCTCGGCGGTGTCGCTGCTGGCCGGGCTGGGCCTGGTGATGGCGGTCAAGGCGCACCGCCCGGTGCACGGCTACTAG
- a CDS encoding septal ring lytic transglycosylase RlpA family protein: MNPNALLRIAPVVALLALAACSSAPKKTTGAAAAAPGVKVEGRGPAHVATGCPSTSPYAPAKEDPSTRGNYTAGGLYAPGVSDSTPDYVPNVACIPEPLVTDEPRSAIGNRSPYMVLGREYRIIDDPHRYVERGTASYYGSKFHGRLTSNREVYDMYAFTAAHKTLPLPSFALVTNLDNGESVVVRVNDRGPFHDDRVIDLSYAAAVKLGITGKGTGRVEVRGLTPADNGNLLAARRAGKQVATGTMLASAAPGAGTAAPSAAARRATDMDNLVKALPAKSAAVAAAKAPARSAAAAAPTATSAAATAAALPEGERWRYRVQADADTAANADHFDDWMKSRGVRVATGKPAKLDTPAKAGASVAAAPPRRATATAAPAPSVAAAVTPAPAAPAPRALADNAGARGPLGILLQVASFASRENANRALSQLASAGIAGASVSDIVSGGRTLWRLRVAAEDHGRAAELASRIAGLGFGRPQIVKD; the protein is encoded by the coding sequence ATGAACCCGAACGCGCTGCTCCGGATCGCCCCCGTCGTCGCACTGCTGGCGCTGGCCGCCTGCAGCAGCGCCCCGAAGAAGACCACCGGCGCCGCGGCCGCAGCGCCCGGGGTCAAGGTGGAAGGCCGCGGGCCGGCGCACGTCGCCACCGGCTGCCCGTCCACCTCGCCGTACGCACCGGCCAAGGAGGACCCGTCCACGCGCGGCAACTACACCGCCGGCGGCCTGTACGCGCCGGGGGTCAGCGACAGCACGCCCGACTACGTGCCCAACGTCGCCTGCATCCCCGAGCCGCTGGTCACCGACGAGCCGCGCTCGGCGATCGGCAACCGCTCGCCGTACATGGTGCTGGGCCGCGAATACAGGATCATCGACGACCCGCACCGCTACGTCGAACGCGGCACCGCCTCGTACTACGGCAGCAAGTTCCACGGCCGGCTGACCTCCAACCGCGAGGTCTACGACATGTACGCGTTCACCGCCGCGCACAAGACCCTGCCGCTGCCGAGCTTCGCCCTGGTCACCAACCTGGACAACGGCGAATCGGTGGTGGTGCGGGTCAACGACCGCGGCCCGTTTCACGACGACCGGGTCATCGACCTGAGCTATGCGGCGGCGGTCAAGCTCGGCATCACCGGCAAGGGCACCGGCCGGGTCGAAGTGCGCGGGCTGACCCCGGCCGACAACGGCAACCTGCTCGCCGCGCGCCGTGCCGGCAAGCAGGTCGCGACCGGCACCATGCTGGCCAGCGCGGCGCCGGGCGCCGGCACCGCCGCGCCGTCCGCCGCGGCGCGCCGCGCCACCGACATGGACAACCTGGTCAAGGCACTGCCGGCCAAGTCGGCCGCCGTCGCCGCGGCCAAGGCGCCGGCGCGCAGCGCGGCGGCGGCCGCGCCCACCGCTACCAGTGCCGCCGCGACCGCGGCGGCCTTGCCGGAAGGCGAGCGCTGGCGCTACCGCGTGCAGGCCGATGCCGACACCGCGGCCAATGCCGACCATTTCGACGACTGGATGAAATCGCGCGGCGTGCGCGTGGCCACCGGCAAGCCGGCCAAGCTCGACACGCCGGCCAAGGCCGGAGCGAGCGTGGCCGCTGCGCCGCCGCGGCGCGCCACCGCGACGGCTGCGCCAGCTCCCAGCGTTGCGGCAGCCGTGACACCGGCCCCGGCCGCGCCGGCACCGCGCGCGCTCGCCGACAACGCAGGCGCGCGCGGCCCGCTCGGCATCCTGCTGCAGGTGGCCAGTTTCGCCAGCCGCGAGAACGCCAACCGCGCGCTGTCGCAGCTGGCCTCGGCCGGCATCGCCGGCGCCAGCGTCAGCGACATCGTCTCCGGCGGGCGCACGCTGTGGCGGCTGCGGGTCGCGGCCGAGGACCATGGCCGCGCCGCGGAACTGGCCAGCCGCATCGCCGGCCTCGGTTTCGGGCGTCCGCAGATCGTCAAGGACTGA